A part of Aegilops tauschii subsp. strangulata cultivar AL8/78 chromosome 2, Aet v6.0, whole genome shotgun sequence genomic DNA contains:
- the LOC109738612 gene encoding uncharacterized protein, whose amino-acid sequence MGPCASSDAVEPGQVAGRPPSHRTRHGRDEIPSRPTDRPTHALHRQQHAPPSPPHHPRSTPRRSMALPSASGGGSTARLLTVPALLLLLSCAALLVFLLLPSPSASSGAHLCACSDPVTTHTTTSVTTTTTTAAPAPIATSPDDVAWLKAQLASNSLALLASADAWHELRKGINPRTRERQLFDLNRHHGISHYPEEEATNHTALPCPGELLVEEHHSNYGEPWAGGRDVFEFLANTSALAPRDQVLEIGCGTLRVGLHFIRFLNAGRFHCLEQDELSLMAALRYELPSQGLLYKRPMIVRGGDMDFSKFGDTVMYDLIYSSAAFLHIPRDLVWAGLERLAGKLRPQTGRIFVSHNIKFCTRLGGDECTRRLTELGLEYVGKHTHDSLLFNHYEIWFEFRRPKV is encoded by the exons ATGGGCCCATGTGCGTCGtccgatgcggtcgagccaggcCAGGTAGCGGGGCGACCGCCGTCGCATCGGACCCGGCACGGACGAGACGAGATCCCAAGCCGACCGACCGACCGACCGACCCACGCACTCCACCGGCAGCAGCACGCGCCACCGTCCCCACCCCACCATCCCCGATCCACCCCGCGGCGATCGATGGCGCTCCCgtcggcgtcgggcggcggctccACGGCGCGGCTGCTCACCGTGCCGGCGCTGCTCCTCCTGCTCTCCTGCGCCGCgctcctcgtcttcctcctcctcccgtccCCCTCCGCCTCCTCCGGGGCCCACCTCTGCGCCTGCTCCGACCCCGTCACCACCCACACCACCACCAGcgtcaccaccaccaccaccaccgccgccccggcccccatCGCCACCTCCCCCGACGACGTCGCCTGGCTCAAGGCGCAGCTCGCCTCCAACTCCCTCGCCCTCCTCGCCTCCGCCGACGCCTGGCACGAGCTCCGCAAGGGCATCAACCCCCGCACCCGCGAGCGCCAGCTCTTCGACCTCAACAG GCACCATGGGATCTCTCATTATCCCGAAGAAGAGGCGACCAACCACACCGCGCTGCCCTGCCCGGGGGAGCTCCTCGTGGAGGAGCACCACAGTAACTACGGCGAGCCATGGGCCGGGGGCCGGGATGTGTTTGAGTTCCTGGCCAACACCTCCGCCCTCGCGCCCAGAGATCAGGTCCTTGAAATTGGGTGCGGGACGCTCCGTGTCGGTCTGCATTTCATCCGGTTCCTCAATGCTGGGAGATTCCATTGCCTGGAGCAGGATGAGCTGTCCCTCATGGCTGCGCTTCGGTACGAACTGCCGTCGCAGGGGCTGTTGTACAAGCGACCGATGATTGTGAGAGGAGGGGATATGGATTTCAGCAAGTTTGGGGATACTGTTATGTATGACCTTATTTATTCTAGTGCCGCGTTCCTCCACATTCCACGTGACCTTGTTTGGGCTGGGCTTGAGAGGCTTGCAGGCAAGCTGAGGCCACAGACAGGCAGGATTTTTGTGTCGCATAACATTAAGTTTTGCACAAGGTTGGGTGGAGATGAGTGCACACGTCGACTTACGGAATTGGGGCTGGAATATGTTGGGAAGCACACTCATGACAGCTTGTTGTTTAACCATTACGAGATATGGTTTGAATTTCGGAGGCCAAAAGTTTAG
- the LOC123497059 gene encoding uncharacterized protein, whose translation MEVEKGRNMSQIGGDGWARFLASMRLSGGELISFSFRAERPKLAVIYLNLVEDDEYDEDDEDDEDNEDPLDEDDENPLHEAIVAQRMRLSEEEVCNLWDIILPRDDFVRVPFVTRLTSTMVDRHEMKLPKNLSVSCGIEPDEEGSAGLRLIARGSDTTCTYRMDTDGRTHLNSVGWKRFLVGKNLRVGQAILIIIRNTHRPGLRMMIVVHII comes from the exons atggaggtcgagaaaggccgcaatatgtcgcagattggaggagatggatgggcccgtttcctcgCCAGCATGCGTCTTTCTGGTGGcgagttgatcagcttctccttcagagcagaaagacccaagctggctgtcatttatctcaacctggtggaagatgatgaatatgatgaagatgacgaagatgatgaagataatgaggacccactcgatgaagatgatgagaacccacttcatgaagccatcgtagctcaaagaatgaggctgagcgaggaggaggtgtgcaacttATGGGACATAATTCTgccacgtgatgactttgtcagggtgccattcgtgacccgcctgacaagtaccatggtcgatcggcatgaaatg aaattgccaaagaacctatctgtgagttgtggtattgagcctgatgaagaaggctcggCTGGACTACGCCTTATCGCAAGGGGCTCCGAcaccacctgtacttaccgcatggacacagacggtcgcacacacttaaactcggttgggtggaagagattcctcgttggcaagaatcttcgtgttggacaggccatcctaattattatcaggaacacccaccgcccaggcttgaggatgatgatcgtcgtccatatcatctag